One window of Candidatus Delongbacteria bacterium genomic DNA carries:
- a CDS encoding GAF domain-containing protein: MDNKNSKYERIYNQLESLLTKTKDPLPRMSTIIAVLHHKFSYYFWTGFYFIKDEKLIVGPYQGSLACQVLAKPHGVCWSAVIDRETVIVDDVEKFPGHIACDSRSKSEIVVPVFDRDNSLVAVLDVDSDKGSSFDETDKIWLEKICKMIYEVY; this comes from the coding sequence ATGGACAATAAAAATAGTAAATATGAGCGGATATACAACCAATTGGAATCCTTATTAACAAAGACAAAAGATCCTCTTCCAAGAATGAGTACAATTATTGCTGTTTTACATCATAAATTTTCTTATTATTTTTGGACTGGATTTTATTTTATTAAGGATGAAAAACTTATCGTCGGACCATATCAAGGTTCTTTGGCATGTCAGGTTTTGGCAAAACCTCACGGTGTTTGTTGGTCAGCTGTCATTGATAGGGAAACCGTAATCGTTGATGATGTTGAGAAATTCCCAGGGCATATCGCCTGTGATTCAAGATCAAAATCTGAAATTGTAGTTCCTGTTTTTGATAGAGACAATTCACTCGTTGCTGTTTTGGATGTTGATAGCGATAAGGGAAGTAGTTTCGATGAAACAGATAAAATATGGTTAGAAAAAATATGTAAGATGATTTATGAGGTATATTAA
- a CDS encoding peptidoglycan DD-metalloendopeptidase family protein, whose translation MKNKFTITISDVYGSRSFNLSQIIKKYLIYFTSFVFLVILASVSTAWYLKIELDKIETKKSELTKHNDELKNENSKLIDNIQSKNNELLSLNDKIGGIEELLGLKSADSTSTEERIDVATLSSVKKVYALQIIPNGLPLLENDGVTSKYGYRIHPISGTKEFHRGLDFRAKTGEDVLTTADGIVEYAGFHKESGYGNVVIIDHGLGFKTIYGHLNKTLVKAGTSVKKGEIIALSGNSGKSSGPHLHYEIKFVNRNLDPQNFVDWNLASFNDIFEKEKKVKWASLIDLIDRQISVLEKQLLQPGLPFAAL comes from the coding sequence TTGAAAAACAAATTTACAATTACAATCTCAGATGTCTACGGTTCCAGAAGCTTTAATTTATCTCAAATTATAAAAAAATATCTGATCTACTTCACATCCTTTGTGTTTTTAGTGATTTTGGCATCCGTTTCAACTGCATGGTATCTAAAAATTGAACTGGATAAAATTGAAACGAAGAAAAGTGAGCTCACTAAACATAATGATGAATTAAAAAATGAAAATTCAAAACTTATTGATAATATCCAATCTAAAAACAATGAACTATTAAGTTTGAATGATAAAATTGGTGGTATTGAAGAATTACTTGGATTGAAAAGTGCAGACAGTACTTCGACTGAGGAGAGAATAGATGTTGCAACCTTAAGTTCGGTAAAAAAAGTTTATGCCCTTCAAATAATCCCAAATGGTCTTCCATTATTGGAAAATGATGGTGTAACAAGTAAATACGGTTATAGAATTCATCCAATAAGTGGTACTAAAGAGTTTCATAGAGGATTGGATTTCAGAGCAAAAACGGGCGAAGATGTTCTTACAACTGCCGATGGAATTGTTGAATATGCAGGCTTTCATAAAGAAAGTGGTTATGGCAATGTAGTGATAATAGATCATGGACTGGGATTTAAAACTATATATGGTCACCTTAATAAAACTCTGGTTAAAGCTGGAACTAGCGTAAAAAAAGGTGAAATAATTGCACTCTCTGGTAATTCTGGTAAAAGCAGTGGTCCACATCTCCATTATGAAATAAAATTTGTAAATAGAAACCTCGACCCTCAAAATTTTGTTGATTGGAACTTGGCATCTTTTAATGATATTTTTGAAAAGGAGAAAAAAGTAAAATGGGCTTCTTTAATAGATCTGATAGACAGACAAATATCGGTACTGGAAAAACAATTATTGCAACCGGGTCTACCATTTGCGGCACTGTAG
- a CDS encoding isoaspartyl peptidase/L-asparaginase, producing the protein MENKTVLVIHGGAGVIPRTDDQEKYKPYLEGLDKALKAGKDVLERGGSALDAVNAAVNELENCPSFNAGRGSVFNSNGEIEMDAAIMTGHNLKNGAVCGVRNVKNPINLARAVMENSEHSFLCSTGAEEFARKNNIEFEDSDYFKTEIRFKQWQNARDKDRVVLDHSDLDKKFGTVGAVALDKLGNLAAATSTGGITNKKYGRVGDTPIIGAGTYADNDTCAISCTGKGEDFIRLTVAYDISSRIKYGDETLFEACRANIEERLPSGSGGLIAVGKDGSFCMPYNSLGMFRGVYSSDGVFDLRIWD; encoded by the coding sequence ATGGAAAATAAAACAGTTCTTGTAATACATGGTGGAGCAGGAGTAATCCCGAGAACAGATGATCAAGAAAAATATAAGCCGTATTTAGAGGGTTTAGATAAAGCTCTAAAGGCAGGAAAAGATGTTCTTGAAAGAGGTGGTTCTGCTTTAGATGCCGTAAATGCGGCAGTAAATGAATTAGAAAATTGTCCATCTTTTAATGCTGGAAGAGGATCTGTGTTCAATAGTAATGGTGAAATTGAAATGGACGCTGCAATCATGACTGGTCATAATTTGAAAAATGGGGCTGTTTGTGGTGTTAGAAATGTTAAAAATCCGATAAATTTAGCTAGAGCTGTTATGGAAAATAGTGAGCATTCTTTCCTCTGTTCGACTGGAGCTGAAGAGTTTGCTAGAAAAAATAATATTGAATTTGAAGATTCAGATTACTTCAAAACAGAAATTAGATTTAAACAGTGGCAAAATGCAAGAGATAAAGATAGAGTGGTATTAGATCATAGTGATCTGGATAAAAAATTTGGAACAGTAGGAGCTGTAGCCCTGGATAAATTGGGAAATCTTGCCGCTGCAACATCTACAGGTGGTATCACAAATAAAAAGTATGGTAGAGTAGGTGATACTCCGATTATCGGTGCCGGTACTTATGCCGATAACGATACTTGTGCAATATCCTGCACAGGTAAAGGTGAAGATTTTATCAGATTGACTGTGGCATATGATATTAGTTCTCGAATAAAATATGGCGACGAAACTCTTTTTGAAGCATGTAGAGCTAATATTGAAGAAAGGCTGCCTTCTGGATCAGGAGGTTTGATTGCCGTTGGTAAAGATGGTTCTTTCTGTATGCCTTATAATTCTTTGGGTATGTTTAGAGGAGTTTATTCATCTGATGGAGTTTTTGATTTAAGAATTTGGGATTGA
- a CDS encoding EamA family transporter, with product MFLFFGAMKRDDYRIYLVITVLLWASAFVGIRDVVKYIDAGPMALLRFIVVSIVLFMFYILSSTKRIPEKKDLKYFLFSGFSGFFLYNLTLNWGEQLVNAATASFLVSSLTIFTGVISAVVFKEKLGVRSWIGIVVSFFGIGIISFYEGEKASMNYGVILVLVSAISSSVYTIVQKKLVTKYGSLNTLVWSVWFGTIFMTLYFPELVVQFSQLSNSKISIIVYLGIFPGAIAYFTWNKALSLIDSATRATTALYFTPIVVTILGWFLLDESISFGVFLGGVLVLFGVYLSQKRRRNGQ from the coding sequence ATGTTCTTATTTTTCGGTGCTATGAAAAGAGATGATTATCGAATATACCTAGTAATAACAGTGCTCCTTTGGGCATCTGCTTTCGTTGGCATTAGAGATGTTGTGAAATATATTGATGCCGGTCCAATGGCTTTACTGAGATTTATAGTAGTATCAATTGTATTATTTATGTTTTACATTCTTTCCTCTACGAAAAGGATTCCAGAAAAAAAAGATTTGAAATATTTTCTATTTTCAGGTTTTTCGGGTTTTTTTCTATATAATTTGACCCTCAACTGGGGAGAACAATTGGTAAATGCTGCGACAGCAAGCTTTCTTGTAAGTTCTTTGACTATCTTTACAGGAGTGATTTCTGCTGTAGTTTTTAAAGAGAAACTTGGTGTTAGAAGCTGGATTGGGATCGTTGTAAGTTTTTTTGGCATAGGTATAATATCGTTCTATGAAGGTGAAAAAGCTTCAATGAATTATGGAGTTATTTTAGTGCTCGTTTCGGCAATATCCAGTAGTGTTTATACCATCGTTCAGAAAAAATTAGTTACAAAATATGGAAGTTTAAATACTTTGGTATGGTCAGTTTGGTTTGGAACTATATTCATGACTCTGTATTTTCCTGAACTTGTAGTACAATTCTCTCAATTGTCAAATTCAAAAATATCTATTATAGTTTATCTTGGTATTTTTCCAGGTGCCATTGCATATTTCACATGGAATAAAGCCCTCTCATTAATTGATTCGGCAACAAGAGCCACAACCGCACTTTATTTTACTCCTATTGTTGTGACAATTCTTGGTTGGTTTTTATTGGATGAATCTATTAGTTTTGGAGTGTTTTTGGGAGGTGTTCTTGTACTTTTTGGAGTTTATTTGAGTCAGAAAAGGAGAAGGAATGGACAATAA
- the asnB gene encoding asparagine synthase (glutamine-hydrolyzing): MCGFIGAYSPVGNIGQDLIYKIVSLEKEIITRGPDKRGIFCDEKNFMIHRRLSIISPKNGNQPLNNDKYSLVYNGEIYNFKDLNKSLNRSYNSDTEMLFELLKVNGANCLDRLDGMFALAFSGEQSIILARDPAGQKPLYYSIIGNTIIYSSSIKVVAELGKGKIDKTVVVFSMMYGSLRMGNRTIFENVFSVEPGSFIQFSVNGLENTKYIEFERSRKYYDLDLQQAEQKMDELLSESVKKRLLSDVPLGGFLSGGLDSSAISYYAKQFKNDYRTFSISYGLDETGENYHAEITAKKLGIKHTSLLFDNTKLAGVLEYLISIKGVPLSTPNEAAIYKLSQLVSNDLTVILSGEGADELLYGYSHISRGAMDYIRNEFKNYLKSQTSFQLSMERLYTDLVYYDEQDLFQFYFRRINFQNLALLLDEKFDLLKISKEINAYFELLFKKYNKLDIYDRWQAIVFDINLSSLLDRLDFNTMLGSVEGRTPFLDKKLVDFAINIPRRFKLKTQVSGCFCHKNSQEFTSSSDTTKFLLRQIMKDRLPEEIIKRPKFSFPVPYRSFTQDSAIQDIITCSKLSKNKIFSPNKLVDYFRFSLKDSSGFTSWIIKNYTDFSLLI, translated from the coding sequence ATGTGTGGATTTATTGGAGCATATTCACCTGTTGGAAACATTGGTCAGGATCTAATTTATAAAATAGTTAGTCTTGAAAAAGAGATAATTACCAGAGGTCCCGATAAGCGTGGAATTTTCTGTGACGAAAAAAATTTCATGATTCATAGAAGACTTTCAATTATCAGCCCAAAAAATGGTAACCAACCTTTAAACAATGATAAATATTCACTGGTTTACAATGGTGAGATTTACAATTTCAAGGATTTAAACAAAAGCTTAAATAGATCCTATAATTCAGACACAGAAATGCTTTTCGAATTATTAAAAGTGAATGGAGCTAATTGCCTTGATAGACTAGATGGTATGTTTGCGTTGGCTTTTTCTGGTGAACAGTCTATTATCCTGGCAAGAGATCCTGCAGGTCAAAAACCACTGTACTATTCAATTATAGGTAATACGATAATTTATTCATCTTCGATAAAAGTTGTGGCAGAACTAGGCAAAGGAAAAATTGATAAAACGGTGGTTGTTTTTTCTATGATGTACGGAAGTTTACGGATGGGGAATAGGACAATTTTTGAAAATGTTTTTTCAGTTGAACCGGGATCTTTTATACAATTTTCTGTTAATGGATTGGAAAATACAAAATACATTGAGTTTGAGCGAAGTAGGAAATATTATGATTTAGATTTGCAGCAAGCAGAACAAAAGATGGATGAACTTTTATCTGAGAGTGTTAAAAAACGTTTGTTAAGTGATGTACCATTAGGTGGTTTTTTGTCCGGTGGATTGGATTCTTCAGCAATAAGCTACTATGCAAAACAGTTTAAGAATGATTATAGAACATTTTCTATATCTTATGGACTTGATGAAACTGGCGAAAATTATCATGCTGAGATAACTGCAAAAAAACTTGGGATTAAACATACATCATTACTTTTTGATAATACAAAATTGGCAGGTGTTCTGGAGTATCTTATTTCAATAAAAGGAGTTCCCTTAAGCACTCCAAATGAAGCTGCTATCTATAAATTATCTCAATTAGTGTCAAATGATTTGACTGTTATACTTTCCGGAGAAGGTGCAGATGAACTTTTGTACGGTTATTCGCACATTTCACGTGGAGCTATGGATTATATTAGGAACGAGTTTAAAAATTATCTAAAAAGTCAAACATCGTTTCAGCTTTCAATGGAGAGGCTTTATACAGATTTGGTCTATTATGATGAACAGGATCTGTTTCAATTTTACTTTAGGCGAATAAATTTTCAGAATCTAGCTCTGTTATTGGATGAGAAGTTTGATCTCTTAAAAATTTCTAAAGAAATTAATGCTTATTTTGAATTGTTGTTTAAAAAATATAATAAACTTGATATATACGACAGATGGCAGGCGATAGTTTTTGATATAAATTTAAGCTCCTTGCTTGACCGATTGGATTTTAATACAATGTTGGGTTCCGTTGAAGGGAGAACTCCTTTTCTGGATAAAAAATTAGTAGATTTTGCAATTAATATTCCTCGTAGGTTTAAGTTAAAGACTCAAGTAAGTGGTTGTTTTTGCCATAAAAACTCACAGGAGTTTACATCCAGTTCAGATACTACAAAATTTTTGCTAAGACAAATCATGAAAGATAGACTACCCGAAGAAATTATTAAAAGACCCAAATTTAGTTTTCCCGTACCATATCGAAGTTTTACTCAGGATAGTGCAATTCAGGATATAATAACGTGTTCAAAATTATCTAAAAACAAAATTTTTAGTCCGAATAAATTAGTGGATTATTTTAGATTTTCACTCAAAGATAGTAGTGGTTTTACTTCTTGGATTATAAAAAATTATACTGATTTTAGTTTGTTGATATGA
- a CDS encoding trypsin-like peptidase domain-containing protein: MKQIFNFILGIITGIIILGGFYFFKFKNELVTKSDLDNLSKMLYEQKSQDLIIKSNENSITNSVAKVSPCVVGINVVKLKNQTVRERIDNPFDFFALPPLYQYKNTIKRVKSIGSGFIFSSDGHIITNEHVIHNAEEIIVTTTEGKQYIAEIIGADEISDIAVLKIDVFNHNYIKFGNSDELLTGEWVIALGNPYGLFEYNNKPLITLGVVSGKSINFGRSSGNNHFYGEMIQTDASINPGNSGGPLVNLNGEVIGLNTMIYSENGRGSVGIGFVTPINKVKEITDILQTNGYVNRAINYGFLVVDLTKEFADKLGIDKDSGVVILDILNGSSAYDSGLLKGDLIVGIEGYEVKSIYDIETVKKSTKDFKVGDQIKLVVYRNGQYLNFDMKLKSY; this comes from the coding sequence ATGAAGCAAATTTTTAATTTTATACTGGGAATAATAACAGGAATTATTATCCTTGGAGGTTTTTATTTTTTTAAATTTAAAAATGAGCTCGTTACCAAATCTGATTTGGATAATTTGTCAAAAATGTTGTATGAGCAAAAATCTCAGGATTTGATTATTAAATCGAATGAAAATTCCATAACAAATTCAGTGGCAAAAGTATCCCCATGCGTTGTTGGTATAAATGTTGTTAAATTAAAGAATCAAACAGTAAGAGAAAGAATCGATAATCCTTTTGACTTTTTTGCTTTGCCTCCTTTGTATCAATATAAAAATACAATTAAAAGAGTAAAGAGTATTGGTAGTGGTTTTATTTTTAGTTCGGATGGGCATATTATTACTAATGAACATGTTATTCATAATGCTGAAGAGATAATTGTTACAACTACCGAGGGAAAACAGTATATAGCTGAAATAATTGGGGCAGATGAAATTTCTGATATCGCAGTTCTTAAGATAGATGTTTTTAATCATAATTATATCAAATTTGGTAATTCTGATGAGTTGTTAACCGGCGAGTGGGTTATTGCTCTTGGAAATCCATATGGACTTTTTGAATACAATAACAAACCATTGATAACTCTTGGTGTTGTTTCAGGTAAGAGTATTAACTTTGGTAGAAGTAGTGGAAACAATCATTTTTATGGAGAAATGATACAAACAGATGCTTCCATTAATCCTGGAAATTCAGGAGGACCACTAGTAAATCTGAATGGAGAAGTAATAGGTTTAAATACTATGATTTATTCTGAAAATGGAAGAGGAAGTGTTGGTATTGGATTTGTAACTCCGATTAATAAGGTTAAGGAGATAACAGATATTCTACAAACTAATGGCTACGTAAACAGAGCAATTAATTATGGATTTTTAGTTGTGGATCTTACTAAAGAATTTGCCGACAAACTCGGAATTGATAAAGATAGTGGAGTTGTAATTTTAGATATATTGAATGGGAGCTCAGCTTACGATTCAGGTTTATTGAAAGGTGATTTAATTGTTGGAATAGAAGGTTATGAAGTAAAGTCAATTTATGATATAGAAACAGTTAAAAAATCTACAAAAGATTTTAAGGTTGGCGATCAAATTAAACTCGTAGTATATCGCAATGGACAATATCTAAATTTTGATATGAAATTAAAATCGTACTAA
- a CDS encoding polymer-forming cytoskeletal protein: protein MGFFNRSDRQTNIGTGKTIIATGSTICGTVEIECNLHIDGNLEGKINSKNVVIVGRNGSVKGDIIANSIIISGLVEGNVDAEKVEVLAGGKLVGSVTSKDLIIEKEGVFQGESKPLLLIGENKKDKIETQSKGTNVSVK, encoded by the coding sequence ATGGGCTTCTTTAATAGATCTGATAGACAGACAAATATCGGTACTGGAAAAACAATTATTGCAACCGGGTCTACCATTTGCGGCACTGTAGAAATAGAGTGTAATCTTCATATTGATGGTAATTTAGAAGGGAAGATCAACTCCAAAAATGTCGTTATTGTTGGAAGAAATGGAAGTGTCAAGGGCGATATAATTGCAAATTCAATAATAATTTCTGGTCTGGTTGAAGGAAATGTTGATGCTGAGAAAGTCGAAGTCCTCGCAGGTGGAAAACTTGTCGGTTCAGTTACTTCCAAAGATCTGATCATTGAAAAAGAGGGCGTTTTCCAGGGTGAAAGTAAACCTTTGTTATTAATTGGTGAGAATAAAAAAGACAAAATCGAAACCCAATCGAAAGGAACAAACGTTTCCGTTAAATAA